From the genome of Solanum stenotomum isolate F172 chromosome 5, ASM1918654v1, whole genome shotgun sequence:
TCCCTGAATACTGCAGAAGACCATTCAATGTAGTAAATGAAGATGCAGTTGCAGGCAATTTCAATCTTTTGGAAGCACAAGAACTCATAaagattttggatttttttctgAATTTGGTGTCACAGCAAACATTATGAAAGTTGAAACtagtatttaacttgaaatACACAGTAAAACCAGTATTTCAACATTCAACTTAAGGTTGTCATATTGGAATTCATAATTAGATACTCATTGTCAAAACTAATGTCAAATACAAAGGTTTAgtaatattgaaatatttggTTGAAGTTGAAAAAGTGAATACATGAAGGTAGAAGGCAGAAGGTTCCAAGGATATTTGAGGGATATGTGCAATTTTGTACTAGTATCATCTTCCCCAATTGGGATATTCTATAATTATTGAATATAGACATTGTAGAACCAGAGATATTCTAGATTTTTAGCACGTACAACCATCAAACTAGAGACCAAAGCAGGACTCGACAAAATGGAAAGTATCATTGTACGTCATCCTTCCCTGAAATGGAACTTTCATGTTGGAGAAAGAACTAACATGAAAGTCGAGATCTATTAATAATTAGTGTAGTAGACATTGTAGAACCAAATAAAGAACAATATACTTTTCTTTTACTTGTTGAATAAGAAAACACAAATTTGTGATACTTCAAGCCTTGGATGTAATTTTAGTTGCTGAATATGAATGAAATGGAGTGATGCTCTTATGTTATATTCTCTATTTCTTCacttatgagtagctaaattccTCTCTAGGTATATGTGTGCATAATGTGGGTGTAAACTTTAGGGATTAAATAGTTCTAAACTCAAGTATTATGCATGAATCTATTGTTAACTTCAAGGTTTAATCTAAAAATCCATGATTGCAAACATTAGTTGAACTCTCTACTTTCACTTTTGCTTGAAAAGGGGAAGTAAAGCTCGGTAAGATTTTATTAGTGAGGACTTGAGAAATTAATCATTAGATTAGAGATAGAGATAGTCTAAATTTGGTTGATTTCTCATTTAAATGGTTAGAGCTAGAAATAGTCTAAACTCACTCAAgcattgtttcatgttttgtatGGTAAGTTCTTGGGGTTCGAGAGAATCCTAAACACACATATTCATTAGTTCGAGAGAATATTGGATGTAGTGTTGACCAAATACTATCTATGTATTGATTGGTTGTGAACTAGTTTATTATTACCTATTCAGTTGATGCCCTATCGAAGTTGCAaatgttgggatatatactattaaccatatgttaagatataatatttattataaaataaatattttattcatgtttaatagatcatatattcgtttatgatgtctgtttacttatatagttagatgatttagtgtatagagttttAACTTATACaaagaggattaaatcatcagTTCATacaagtataaagttttttgttcacaatctaggatggaaattggacatgtcatcggtacgattgtagcacaagattatatgtaatttatcttgattatgggaacggtatagttccaacatcttgtgctagtgcattttgtatgtattgaacgagACCGAGTaaagatagttgttttagactagctgacaaaaacatattctctaaactattaaatgtacttatattcttaatcctgatataactattatgatttgtatatattaattatcgttttgatttattaaaaggtgagattctgagatgaGTCAATATgctggtagattggatgatcataatatatataagtgaaataataagtcagttgatggaatccatgtctcaTTATAGAGAATGATTGATATGCCTctttgagaaacttataagttttcatcgtgtcaaaccttgcaagtggatttatgaatccgacacatgaaataagttaagtagtgctctaaaggaaattaatcattaaattaaattcattagtaatttaatttattgattagtatctgtaatTTTAACATGGAGAATTACATAAATGGGAaatttcgaaatataaatagaggagtgcaattacgaatttctagtggaagaatttataatttatcatggtaagaataattcaaattaattatttagaattatttccataataggaagcctcaacAATTAATTATGTTGTCCCTACAGTGCCCAGATTTCACTAGAACTTAGAATCGTATTTCTATGGGGGAAAAGAGGAGACTAGCatgagtttttgaaaaaatgaaaataaatgtgtgttttttgaagaaaaagaaaaatgtgtctTTTGGTTCTCCTTTTTGGATTGGAaagaaatctctataagtaGGGATTCTGCTAACCTAGAAAAAGATTGATTAGTTTTCGATTcgatacttgcccacccaagtattgagagttcagatgtgaacttgggatcactgtagaagaccataGTTGTTGTCTATCTTGTAGATTCACTTGAAGGTCTGTCTAATTCGTGGATTCACTTGAATGTATCTTTCTGCCCACGCTTAAGAggtaatttttgaattaaatttcagtaagtttatgtgttctagcataattGTATATGTTCTAGCATAAACAAtttggttatctattattcatgtaagcagtaAGATTCTTGTATGCTTCCGCtttgcatatagttttccaacatcACACACCCTTAGTTGTTTCTAAAAttgttaaatctttttttttgttgcttaaTTGATATTGATATTCGTAGTTTTGAATAAATTCTCTTTTTACCAATTCCCTCCATTTAAATACTTTGTTTTGGTACAATGTGCTTGTTAGTTTTGAACTGATGAATGAATAAAGTGTAATGCTCATTACCAATCCTTGTGGTTCGACTCTGACTCATAAAGCTGGATATTATTTTTGCATACGACCGCCTATACTTTAAttggaaagtatagtttagtTTTATCATAGGGCTTGATCCAAATTTTGAGCCCCAGACCATATGATGAAGCCCCAGACCACACGATCAGGGACAAGGCAATAAACTACCACTCCAAAACTACTACATCTTGTGTCCTCGCCTGAAACATTGTCAGGACACAACTCTCCCTAGTTTGAAGAAGGAGATGGGTCTTCAAAGGATGGAAACAGTAATGGAGGATCAATCTTTACTTTGGGCTCAGGAAATCCTAAATTTGATATGAGGGAGTAGAGCTTTGTGGGTACATCTCAAGAATATCGAGATAGAGTGGACACAGAAAGGGTTTAGAATGCTCATACTCGAGATGTTAGATTATGGTGTACACTGTGCAAGTGGAAAATTTATACTAGGGATGTCGCATTATCGGAAAAAGGCATGCCTAAGAGGAGTATTTTCGAGGAGCCAAGGATTCAGACTAAGGGCTTGGCTTCACTCCTTAACATACAGGACATCAGGAAACTACAATCCTACATTAGTAAGGGAGTTTTATGCTTCCTACTTAACTCTGGTCCAATAGATTACTTTATAGAGGATGAGGTGCATAAATCAGTCCCCACTTGCCAGCGTACTAGTTCGAGGGGgtgactatatatatttttgagtGCACTATCTAGAGCTCCCTATTAGGGACAGTGGCTACTGCGTTGTTTGATTACCAAAGGTGGATAGTGAGATACAAGATTAAGATAAGTGACCCAACTTAGAAGGCCGATATGTTAAGATGGGTTGTTAGGTACATTGCTGAGCGTGGTAAGGATGCCGATTGAGTTACAGGAAGGGAGCAATTAAACATGTgtcattatattttaaaagaaagttctagtgggctattgttcatacTCATCTTTGTCCTACTCTGGTGGACAACACACTTACACCAGATCAGTTAGGGCTAGTGGTTAGCACTATATCGGGCTACGATTAATATCATGTGCGACAACATTAAAGAGATTCACGAGACGACATTTAGAGAAGACACTAGCATCCCCTTTTCGTGTTTTATTCATAAATCATTTATGGATTTTTGGATCCAAATTATGCATGGAGTTGACCACTTGATTATGGTGGCTCGTACACAGAACGACAGGCTAAAAAAATATGACACTAATCAAGTTTCCCCAAGATGAGCCCTGATGAGTCCTCAacttggactcatttagggctatattttgatagaattagtgtcctcaaatgcatgatttgtctcaataactgatgaacaaccttgagtttcaggtatttaaagtTAGAGGCAAAGATAACCTGATACTCGCCTAACCTGTTTGGCGACACGCCAATGTGACCATCGGCTCGCCTAGATGTTCCAAAAGTTCCAATACAAAAGAGCAAGGAGAATGAAAACCCGAGGACCGCCAAAATCATTCGGCGACACGCTGAATAGGCTACCAAACTGCCAAAATTTACAGAAAGCTGGAGCGAAAAATGACGGAGAGTAGCAATCTCATTCGGCATGTCGCTGATCCAGTCGGCGTCAGATGACCTAGTCGTCGAAGGTGCTGATGAAGGTTGTAAGCAAGTGCTGATGGGCGAAGCAACAAGGAAGAGGGTGATTTGCGGAATAAATTGGTGACCCTCGATCAAGCTCGCCGTAAGTTACAGTGATTTAGATCAAGAATTGATGAAGAATTGAAGGCGAGACGAAGAAACATTGGCGGATCATCGAAttgatcggcgatctcgactatcgacgtcgaatgatccgctgcaacaaatatttttgaaaactataaatagtcgttgagagttgtagcttaatatgagatttttaatatataatttttaacatagaattttgagttctaagtttggagagggcttTGAAGAACCTGAaaattcaaagggtttcaactccaagaatttggacttggttcttgtggattcttcacactttgcttgttttgagacttaaatcttcatacccatttaaatgcaaactcatattggtataaatttctatctctcttacatgtgtagctaaaactccaattcttcgggtgtgattttgtgaatatgggttagattatctattgggtcttgcttgttgatggtttatttgttgtgtaaatgtgattttgtttagtagttgtggtggtacttaatgaaattgtagttgcaaatacgatttcacctttgtgtttttgtcttgctcgagagagaggtcgtaaaactaagactactaaattgatggtcggtgggattgggtcgacatgaggttcagttcgagagagtgaacgctagtccttctcccacacactcagctcgaaagtgtgagtgggctaaggcggaggctgttcttcatgcggcaagtgagtgtccgagaggaacccatttgattcggggtaagttgttcgagagaaagcttacccccactatagtctagcttagTGACAAATATTTAACGAAATTACTATCAAAATCATGTACCCAACAATCTTGTctaacccgtattcctatcacatcccaagaattctctctccttgattagtactctaTACATTTTTGCTGTTTTTTCTTACTTGTCGCAAatccccattgataattgacgatTGCGTCACCtcttagatttaacatgtttatagtcgataatgtttttagctatgactaattagaacttaattttatttttctaaaaattctcaagcccactcccttgggacttgaccccaacccttggttgggttactttactattgtatgatcgtagacacttgcattgaaAGTTGTGTCATTACagaaacatcaaaatggcgccactgtCGGGGAGttgtgttatttgagaattcttagtttagtaaaatttttgttcttcttaatcATAGTTTACTCACTTAATTTTCCGTTTTGTTTTAAGTATTTGTGTGTCACAACAGGACATATGAGTGCAAACGGGGAGAATAGCTGCCTAGCGGGTGGTGCTCTTCATCGAGACGACATCAATGATGTTAATAGTGTTCATAACCCTGCCCACATGGGTGAGATGGGTGCAATTTGCATGCCACAAATGGAAATTCTATAAGAACACATGACATATGGAGTATTCCaagttgaggagggttcttctTCGACTTACTCAAGACCaggggagaatcaaggttggaactccagAAGATACGTggagggtttccacccacgcTATCAACAACAGGGtgaaaatcaaggttggaactattaTAGGGGTGAAGAACCAAGAAGATATTGACAAGATTGGGTTGAGCAGGATGATCATGAGGAGGACCATACTCACTTGAGTGAAAGCTCGAAATCTAAAGGGAGTGCAAGTAGTCCTCGGGTAAATGATTTATTGTCATGAATACTCGATAAAGTTGAGGGCTCTGATGATTTGCTAAAAGGAATGaaagatgacttttcatcattgaacaGTAAAGTGAATTCTCATGCTGATGCCATCAAAATGCAGGTAGGTCGATTGAGTCTATTATCAGCTCAATTAACGTCCAAAACACCGATGAAAGATGTTGAAAGAGAGCTGGCTGTAGTTACTTGTAACGGAAAGGAGGCAATAGGGAATGTGATGGAAGATGAGGATCCTCAAAAGCATGAAGAGAGTCAAGTTATGGAGGAAGAAGAATTACCTATTCGACAAAACCTTGCCAAATAACCATAGGAGGAAGCGGAGCAACATGTTCAAGTTCCAAAAGTCATGCACCCTTTACCCAAGATACCTCCACCATTTCCCAACGCTtggaaaagaagaatgaagactAGAAGTTCAAAAAGTTCTTGTCAGTGTTCAAGAAATTATCCATTAACCTTCCTCTGGtggaagcattgttggaaatgcCGGGATAcgccaaattcatgaaagagcTAGTTACAATGAAAATGAGGTTGGATTATGAAACTATTGAAGTACTCTATAGTTGCAGCACAATTATGACAAAAGAGCTAATCGCTAAGAGAGAAGATCCTGGGGCATTCACCACCCCGTGCACCATTGGTATGCTCCAATTTGGTAAAGATTTGTGCGATTTAGGAGCAAGCATCAACTTAATGCCATATGCAATATACAAACAACTTGGTTTGGGTGAACCCAAGGAAACCACAATGAGACTCCTTATGCGGATCGATCAATCAAGCATCCAGTGGGCATACTTTATGACATCTTGGTAAAAGTAGATCGGTTCATCTTTTCggttgattttgtgattctaGATCGTGAGATCAATGCTGAAATccccattattttgggaagaccattCTTAGCAACTGAGAGGGCATTGATGGATGTCGAAAGCGGGAAATTGAAGTTCTGGGTAACAATGATGAGGTAAACTTAAATATTTGCAAATCCATGAAACAGCCAAGCGATCTCTATATGGTGTCAACTGAGGATGTTATAGATGAAGCGGTGGAAAGTGTGAGCCATTTGATGCGAAAGAATGAACCCCTTGAATCTGTGCTTGCTATTTATGATAAATCCAAAGTTCAGGGCTATGACGAATTGGTAGCTGCCTTATCGAGATTAGGAGTATATTCAAGGAATCCAATCAAGTTGGATATCGACTTGAAAAACAGAGAAAGTCCTCTTGCAAAGCCATCAACTGAGGAACCGCCAAATCTGGAGTTAAAAACACTACCCTCTCATCTCAAATATGTCTTCTTGGGAGCCAATAATACTTTACCCGTGATTATCGCAGCTGAATTTCTTGAAAGGCAGGGGAACTTTCTGGTGAAGTACTGCAGAAACATATAAAAGCTATCGGATGGACCATAGCTGATATAGTGGGCATTCCGTTTTTGGTATATGTACGCACAAGATTCGGCTTGATAATAAATGTGAACCTAGTGTGGAACATCAACAGAGATTGAACCCACCAatgcaagaggtagtgaaaaaggagatcatcaagtggttagaCGCAAGAGTAATCTACCCGATTGCAGATAGTAAATGGGTAAGCCTGGTACAATGTGTACCAAAAAATGGAGGTTCACTGTAGTCCCAAATGCAAAGGGGGAACTCGTGCCAACTAGACCAGTGTCTGGGTGGAGAGGATGCATGGATTATCAAAAACTTAACTTATGGACTGAAAAAGACCACTTCCCAATGCCTTTTATGGACCAGATGCTTAACCGATTATCGGAAAGGGGGtggtattattttttagatgGTTACTCCAGCTACAATCAAATCTTTATTGTGCCTGCAGACTAAGAGAAAACCACTTTTAGTTGCCCTTATGGAACATTTGCATTCAAAAGGATGCCATTCGGGTTATGTAATGCCCCAACGACATTTCAACGTTGCatgttgtatatttttgttaaaatggTCGAAGTCTCTATAGAGGTATTCATGGACGATTTCTCAGTCGTAAGGGATACGTTTGAAGAATGCTTGACACACTTAGGGCAAGTGCTCCAAAGATGCGTGGAAACAAATCTGGttctgaattgggagaaatgtcactttatgGTGAAGGAAGGGATTGTTCTCGGGCACAAGGTATCGCAAAAGGAGCTGGAAGTTGACAAGGCAAAAATTGAGGCTATTGAGAAACTACCCCCACCAATTTCAGTGAAGGGTGTTCACAGTTTCTTGGGGCATGCAGGGTTCTACCGAAGGTTCattaaagacttctcaaagattgcacaCCCACTATGCAAAATCTTGGAGAAGGAAGCGATGTTCTATTTTGATGACGCCTGTATGGCTGCATTTCAGTGTCTGAAAGAGAAATTAGTATCCACCCCGATTATCACCATCCCTAATTGGTCAGAATCTTTtgaagtaatgtgtgatgctagtggTATGACATTGGGGGTAGTGTTGGGGTAAAAGCGCAACGAACTATTTTACCCAATTTATTACGCAAGCAAGACTCTAAATAGTACTCAGCGAAATTATACGGTCACTGAATAAAAGTTGCTTGCGGTAGTCTATGCATTTGAAAAGTTCCGGGCATACTTGCTAGGCACCAAAGTAATCGTACATACTGATCATGCTGCACTCCGTTACTTGATAgcaaagaaagatgcaaaaccaagattgataaggtgggtgctactattacaagaatttgattttgaggtaaaaCATCGAAAAGGCTGCGAAAATCAAATAGCTGATCACTTATCGAGGTTAGAAGGAAGGGAAGATGCTGAGCATGAGGTCGACATAGGTGACTCCTTCCCGATGAACAGTTGTTTGCAATATCTTTCAACCATACACCATGGTATACAGATTTTGCAAATTACACTGTGAGTGGACTTATGCCAGATCAGTTGACCTTTTACTAACAAAAGAGGTTCATGTTTGTtgttaaaaaatacttttgagaTGAACCATACATGTTTCGAGAGTGTGCTGACCATGTCATTAGAAGGTGTGTTCCTGAAGAAGAAGCGGTAGAAATTCTCTATGCT
Proteins encoded in this window:
- the LOC125864032 gene encoding uncharacterized protein LOC125864032, whose translation is MPGYAKFMKELVTMKMRLDYETIEVLYSCSTIMTKELIAKREDPGAFTTPCTIGMLQFGKDLCDLGASINLMPYAIYKQLDREINAEIPIILGRPFLATERALMDVESGKLKFWPSDLYMVSTEDVIDEAVESVSHLMRKNEPLESVLAIYDKSKVQGYDELVAALSRLGVYSRNPIKLDIDLKNRESPLAKPSTEEPPNLELKTLPSHLKYVFLGANNTLPVIIAAEFLERQGNFLVKYCRNI